In the genome of Bacteroidales bacterium, the window TAATAAAAGCAAAATAAGCAGAAAAAATACAATCTGTACAAGGAAAAATAGTCTGGGAAGTCTTCCTTCGAAAGTTAGATTAAACCATTTCAGGAAGAGGAAAAAAAAGCCGGCAATAATAGCCCATGCAAGGTAATTCTGCAAAGGAATCACTCCGTTTTCCCATTGCCAGTAATCCATTTTCATGGCAAGGGGCTCAAGAACCATGTCAAAGAAAACAATCAGCAGCATTCCAAGGAGAATTTGCAAAAGAGGAATTTTTGTAATCAGAACAGCCCAGGCCCAGGATCCCAGAATCAATACAGCCCAGTTAAGAGCAATTACAACCGGAACGGCTGCGATTTTCCAGTGCATGCCCGAAGCATAAAGATAGGGTCCGAAAAGATTTCCTGTTCGAACTCCTGCCAGTTCAGCAAAAAAAGTGATGAGGACTGTGAAAATAATCCATATGTAAATTTTTCTTCCCTGATCCTGGCGGATGATAAAATAT includes:
- a CDS encoding carotenoid biosynthesis protein; the encoded protein is MKYITPGNFSFLLLFLFACGIFFHWFPPTRPIVIKLTDLFLLLMNGGVLYFIIRQDQGRKIYIWIIFTVLITFFAELAGVRTGNLFGPYLYASGMHWKIAAVPVVIALNWAVLILGSWAWAVLITKIPLLQILLGMLLIVFFDMVLEPLAMKMDYWQWENGVIPLQNYLAWAIIAGFFFLFLKWFNLTFEGRLPRLFFLVQIVFFLLILLLLP